A single window of Aphidius gifuensis isolate YNYX2018 linkage group LG1, ASM1490517v1, whole genome shotgun sequence DNA harbors:
- the LOC122847855 gene encoding mothers against decapentaplegic homolog 1-like → MNKINEQVKEIDVSLLNTTIELSALIDNLSRFKTPNEWASITYYEKNNSIGTFTSNENIIIVDGSTGPSLRSRFCIGYFGDKLNKQQEFKKARSLIRAGVKFFYDGNDVFVTNNSATDLFVHPLGLNKYNNRTDNTVYRVISKKTFLIFNKSIFQRQLLDHLQESDEAAGELYNSCIIRMSFTNGWGFKRSINDITAIPCWLEIKLHIPIGILESVLGPSIKPPALGHRKYASINPSNCHKSHYYY, encoded by the exons ATGA ataaaataaatgaacaagtTAAAGAAATTGATGTATCATTGTTAAATACGACAATTGAATTATCAGcacttattgataatttatcaagatttAAAACTCCAAATGAATGGGCATCAATAacatattatgaaaaaaataattcaattggtaCATTtacatcaaatgaaaatataataattgttgatggtAGTACTGGTCCATCATTACGTTCAAGATTTTGTATTGGTTATTttggtgataaattaaataaacaacaagaatttaaaaaagcaaGAAGTCTTATTAGAGCtggtgttaaatttttttatgatggtaatgatgtttttgttacaaataattcagcaactgatttatttgttcatcCACTtggtttgaataaatataataatagaacAGATAATACTGTTTATCGtgtaatatcaaaaaaaacatttttaatatttaacaaatcaatATTTCAACGACAATTGTTGGATCATCTACAAGAGAGTGATGAAGCTGCTGGtgaattatataattcatGTATCATAAg aatgtcATTTACAAATGGCTGGGGTTTTAAAAGATCTATCAATGATATAACAGCAATACCATGTTggcttgaaattaaattacatatccCAATTGGAATACTAGAATCAGTACTGGGACCATCAATAAAACCACCAGCTCTTGGACATCGAAAATATGCATCAATAAATCCATCAAATTGTCATAAaagccattattattattaa
- the LOC122847856 gene encoding fatty acid synthase-like — protein sequence MLEHCINGRILLPTTGYLVFVWQTFAMIIGNFKIIDGKTTIVTGYIHQMIDSSVEKIGTAVNIEEEKDAEQMNNSDIYQECQVRGYYYTGVFQGIKSCSINKTCGKFIWNNNWITFLDSLIQLKILSVNTENLIIPSSIEKLVIDVKAHEDDICNLSDDDDDDDDDDKSVSAIYNKNYDIVISKGVEIRGIGTSIISRKKQSNISLEYYEFVANIDDEKITLEEAIRVATHLALENNLDKFIKIFEFLDTNDSDNVKDLLSPIIVQTTNDNIHLGTEIEIVIDNNCQTIKSLDNLPQSVKIIEFIKLTDSNALMASGKNILFSNKISTILASIRDDGFILTIEKTKNLSIMLLRKHEKKTIKNDLIVIEVDDNLLCGMLGLLTSLRQEKIGEKIRGFVLQDPNAPDFDLSHPLYKNQLNLDLVMNVLRPGNTWDGPITEDFNHPDLVKIIYSAINYRDVMVATRKIPIETIARNKAEEECMLGIEYSGVDIENKKIMGLMTSRSITNLAIVDRNLSWKIPDNWSFEDAATVPCAYGIAYYALYINGNIKKGEKILIHSGSGGVGQAAIILALNENCEIFTTVGTLEKRKFIKNKFPQILDDHIGYSRDSSFENMILKSTKGRGVDIVLNSSTENTFKASIKCLANKGRFIKIGNIIMSNDTSIQMTDILSKNINGLDSDVIKPLARMVYSKNQLEDAFHKCYMIIGGLGGLGLELANWLVLRGAKNLVITCRSGIKNGYQLMRIKQWESCGTKVVIICDKNVCNYEDCIDILNEATKIAPIDESFKSKAWSTINLDKLTRIICPTLRYFVVFSSVACGKGNEGQTNYGMANSIMERICEIRKKEGFPALVIQWAAIGDAGIVARMQKKSKKELEIGGTIQQKIYSCLQLLDDFLLQSKTIVATSIQYLPIKS from the exons atgttgGAACATTGTATTAATGGTAGAATTTTACTTCCAACAACTGGTTATTTGGTATTTGTTTGGCAAACTTTTGCAATGATTATTG gaaattttaaaattattgatggtAAAACAACAATTGTTACAGGATACATTCATCAGATGATTGATTCatctgttgaaaaaattggTACAGCTGTTaatattgaagaagaaaaagatgcTGAACAAATGAACAATTCAGATATTTATCAAGAATGTCAAGTTCGTGGATATTATTATACTGGTGTATTTCAAGGTATAAAAAGTtgctcaataaataaaacttgtgGTAAATTTATCTGGAATAATAACTGGATAACATTTTTGGACAGTTTAAtacagttgaaaattttatcagtaaatacagaaaatttaattattccaaGTTCGATTGAAAAACTTGTTATTGATGTAAAAGCTCATGAAGATGATATTTGTAATTtgtctgatgatgatgatgatgatgatgatgatgataaatcagtATCAgcaatttacaataaaaattacgaTATTGTAATTTCAAAAGGTGTGGAAATTAGAGGTATTGGAACAAGTATTATTTCacgaaaaaaacaatcaaatataTCATTAGAATACTATGAATTTGTTGCAaacattgatgatgaaaaaattacactgGAAGAAGCCATTCGTGTAGCTACACATTTAGCATTGGAAAATAATCTTGataagtttattaaaatatttgaatttcttGATACAAATGACAGTGATAATGTTAAAGATTTACTTTCACCAATAATTGTTCAAACTACCAATGATAATATTCACCTTGGAACTGAAATTGAAATAGTCATTGACAATAATTGTCAGACTATTAAATCATTAGACAATCTTCCTCAGtctgttaaaattattgaatttataaaattaacagacTCAAACGCCCTGATggcaagtggaaaaaatatattattttctaataaaatatcaacgaTACTTGCAAGTATTAGAGATGATGGTTTTATcttgacaattgaaaaaacaa aaaatttatcaataatgttGTTGagaaaacatgaaaaaaaaacaataaaaaatgacttAATAGTTATTgaagttgatgataatttattatg tggaATGTTAGGATTATTAACAAGCCTACGACAAGAAAAAATTGGTGAAAAAATTCGAGGATTTGTATTGCAAGATCCAAATGCTCCAGACTTTGATTTATCACATcctttatataaaaatcaattgaatctTGATTTAGTAATGAATGTATTACGTCCAGGAAATACTTGGG ATGGACCAATTACTGAAGATTTTAATCATCCTGatttagttaaaattatttattcagcaATCAACTATCGTGATGTTATGGTGGCAACTAGAAAAATTCCAATCGAAACAATTGCACGTAATAAAGCTGAAGAAGAATGTATGCTAGGTATTGAATACTCTGGtgttgatattgaaaataaaaaaattatgggtCTCATGACATCACGAAGCATCACAAATTTAGCTATTGTTGATCGTAATTTGTCTTGGAAAATTCCAGATAATTGGAGTTTTGAAGATGCAGCAACTGTACCATGTGCATATGGTATTGCATATTATGCTCTTTATAtcaatggaaatataaaaaaaggtgaaaaaatattaattcattctGGATCTGGTGGTGTTGGACAAGCAGCAATTATCCTTgcattgaatgaaaattgtgAAATATTTACAACTGTTGGAACactagaaaaaagaaaatttataaaaaataaatttcctcAAATTCTTGATGATCATATTGGTTATTCAAGAGATTCAAGTTTTGaaaatatgatattaaaatcaacCAAAGGCAGAGGTGttgatattgttttaaattcatcaactgaaaatacatttaaagcATCAATAAAATGTCTAGCTAATAAAGgaagatttattaaaattggaaatattattatgtcaaATGATACATCAATACAAATGactgatattttatcaaaaaacataa ATGGTTTAGATAGTGATGTTATAAAGCCACTTGCAAGAATGGTTTATTCGAAAAATCAATTGGAAGATGCATTTC ATAAATGTTACATGATCATTGGTGGTCTTGGTGGACTAGGTTTAGAATTAGCAAATTGGCTTGTTCTTCGTGGTGCTAAAAATCTTGTAATAACATGTCGTTCAGGCATTAAAAATGGATATCAATTGATGCGAATTAAACAATGGGAATCATGTGGTACAAAAGTTGTTataatttgtgataaaaatgttTGCAATTATGAGGATTGTATTGATATTCTCAATGAAGCAACAAAGATTGCACCAATTGATG aatcatttaaatcaaaagCTTGGAGTACAATtaatcttgataaattaacaagaaTAATTTGTCCAACTCTTCgatattttgttgtattttcatCAGTTGCATGTGGCAAAGGCAATGAGGGACAAACAAATTATGGTATGGCAAATAGCATTATGGAAAGAATATGTGAAATAAGAAAGAAAGAAGGATTTCCAGCATTGGTTATTCAATGGGCAGCTATTGGTGATGCTGGAATTGTTGCaagaatgcaaaaaaaatctaaaaaagaaCTTGAAATTGGTGGAactattcaacaaaaaatatattcatgttTACAACTACTTGATGATTTTCTGCTGCAATCAAAAACAATTGTTGCAA CTTCAATTCAATATTTACCTATCAAatcatga
- the LOC122861038 gene encoding 60S ribosomal protein L7-like, with protein MVETKTTKAEAPKKLPAVPESILKRKLRRTTQKAQRLQVSIKARAAHYKKRTEYFKRAEKYAKEYRQQERNEIRLKRQAKTKGNFYIPGEAKLAFVIRIRGVNQIAPKPRKILQLFRLKQINNGVFVKLNKATINMLRMIEPYITWGYPNLKSVKELVYKRGFAKIDRQRIPITSNSLIQKKLGRADIICTEDLIHEIFTVGKNFKYASNYLWPFKLNTPTGGWRKKTNHYVEGGDFGNREDRINELLRRMV; from the exons ATGGTCGAAAC cAAGACCACCAAAGCTGAGGCTCCAAAAAAGCTTCCAGCAGTTCCGGAGTCAATCCTTAAGAGAAAACTCCGTCGTACCACCCAAAAGGCTCAACGCCTCCAGGTCTCCATTAAG gCTCGTGCTGCTCACTACAAAAAGAGAACTGAGTACTTTAAACGTGCTGAAAAGTACGCTAAAGAATATCGCCAACAAGAACGAAATGAAATTCGTTTGAAAAGACAAGCAAAGACCAAGGGAAATTTCTATATTCCCGGTGAAGCTAAGCTTGCATTTGTCATTCGTATTCGTGG tGTTAACCAAATTGCACCAAAACCAAGGAAGATCCTTCAATTGTTCAGATTGAAGCAAATTAATAATGGAGTCTTTGTAAAATTGAACAAAGCTACCATTAACATGTTGAGAATGATTGAACCATATATCACATGGGGATATCCAAATTTGAAATCAGTCAAAGAATTAGTTTACAAACGTGGATTTGCCAAGATTGATCGTCAAAGAATCCCAATAACTTCAAACAGTCTCatccaaaaaaaattgg GACGTGCTGATATTATCTGTACTGAAGATTTGATCCATGAAATTTTCACTGTTggcaaaaatttcaaatacgCCAGCAACTATCTTTGGCCATTCAag ctcAACACACCAACTGGAGGATGGAGAAAGAAGACAAACCACTACGTCGAAGGTGGTGACTTTGGTAATCGTGAAGATCGTATCAACGAACTCCTCAGACGAATGGTTTAA